In the Spirochaeta lutea genome, one interval contains:
- a CDS encoding divergent PAP2 family protein — translation MVARTEANAFSLFASPVFLAAFFSWFIAQLLKTIIDIFRRKRTRGGLLVETLLWKTGGMPSSHSSLVTALAVAIGFQEGINSSLFGLALFYGILTIRDALGVRRAAGLQARALNALGQQLQEEGRAEFAPVKEVHGHTALEVIVGMLLGLFIALGFSIL, via the coding sequence ATGGTTGCTCGAACAGAGGCGAACGCCTTCAGTTTATTCGCAAGTCCAGTCTTCCTCGCTGCCTTCTTCAGCTGGTTCATCGCTCAGCTGCTCAAGACTATTATAGACATATTCCGCCGTAAGCGCACCAGGGGGGGGCTTCTGGTTGAGACCCTTCTGTGGAAAACCGGTGGCATGCCCTCCAGCCATTCCTCCCTTGTTACCGCCCTGGCTGTAGCCATCGGATTTCAGGAGGGGATTAACTCGTCCCTCTTCGGGTTGGCCCTGTTCTACGGCATACTCACCATTCGGGATGCTCTGGGGGTCCGCAGGGCTGCGGGTCTGCAGGCCCGAGCCCTAAATGCCCTGGGACAGCAGCTCCAGGAAGAGGGCCGGGCGGAGTTTGCTCCCGTCAAAGAGGTGCACGGTCATACTGCCCTGGAAGTCATAGTGGGAATGCTCCTGGGA
- a CDS encoding peptide ABC transporter ATPase — MGIRQLFETVNRDWTRLVWHMRGLKVYALVGKSGTGKSFRARLLAEKLKIDALIDDGLLIKDQKIIAGKSAKKEAAYLAAVKTALFTDPNHRAQVKKALESSKIKRVLLLGTSDRMIQKICEILQLPKPTKIIQIEDIATADEINTAIHYRKHHGKHVIPVPAIEVKKNYPKIMADSLKIMLRSGFGMFKRSKLYEKTVVRPEFSNRGVINISEAALSQMIMHCVAEHSPGFKIHKLVVRQDGTGYSMNLHLDVPFGRELAASIHDLHTYIIEKLEQYTGIIVDELNITVNKIIDK, encoded by the coding sequence ATGGGTATACGACAGCTATTTGAGACGGTAAATCGCGATTGGACTCGGTTGGTTTGGCACATGCGGGGGTTGAAGGTCTACGCCCTGGTGGGAAAAAGTGGCACGGGAAAGAGTTTCCGGGCCCGGCTCCTCGCAGAGAAGCTCAAGATTGACGCCCTTATTGACGACGGCCTTCTCATCAAAGACCAGAAGATCATTGCCGGAAAGTCGGCAAAAAAAGAAGCGGCCTATCTGGCTGCGGTAAAGACCGCCCTCTTCACCGATCCAAACCACCGGGCACAGGTCAAAAAAGCCCTGGAATCCAGCAAGATAAAGCGGGTCCTGCTCCTTGGAACCAGCGACCGGATGATTCAAAAGATCTGCGAGATCCTCCAGCTGCCAAAACCCACAAAGATCATTCAAATTGAGGATATCGCCACCGCCGACGAGATAAATACAGCCATCCACTACCGCAAACATCACGGAAAACACGTAATCCCCGTACCGGCCATTGAGGTGAAAAAAAACTACCCGAAAATTATGGCGGATTCCCTGAAGATCATGCTGCGCAGCGGATTCGGGATGTTCAAACGCAGCAAACTCTACGAAAAAACCGTTGTCCGACCGGAGTTCAGCAACCGGGGTGTAATCAACATATCCGAAGCGGCCCTTTCCCAAATGATCATGCACTGTGTGGCCGAACATAGCCCGGGCTTTAAAATCCACAAGCTGGTGGTCCGCCAGGACGGTACCGGCTACTCCATGAATCTCCACCTGGACGTACCCTTCGGCCGTGAACTGGCTGCCTCCATCCACGATCTGCATACCTACATAATAGAGAAGCTTGAACAATACACGGGAATCATTGTGGACGAGCTGAACATTACGGTGAATAAGATCATTGATAAATGA
- a CDS encoding tetratricopeptide repeat protein, producing MKRILLFSLICLLMGGLAAAQDNTFVYESTHYRVRSNVSADHAQSTADQLEALAVLFNDFFHFDLDELDNPLRVQVFREQPQFDRYLERLIGETRDEFVYLHYSDPSRSELVGFLGTNQELGKSMTHQAFIQFIRAFVPNPPLWLREGFAVYFEEAQYEPGFGAAVAKENLSWLETLKTILFGERIGEALTPEQILAIDTEAAREQIQVFYPEAWGVVNYLVNTDIKAHNRILWDSIAALSPEASLAENSARVLQAAFRWVPEEDLLESFLSYFDGKKTYRELIEGGVAAYEGKALDDAEYYFQQAINRRDTSYIPYYYLGLINYDRGNHSLAGLNYQQALEKGATPALTYYALGVNAFAATEYEEAREYLETTVRLDPDSFTDKAGEILARIEG from the coding sequence ATGAAACGGATTTTGTTGTTTTCGTTAATCTGTCTGCTGATGGGAGGGTTAGCGGCAGCCCAGGATAATACATTTGTATACGAAAGCACGCATTACCGCGTGCGGTCGAATGTGAGTGCGGACCATGCCCAGAGTACTGCAGATCAACTGGAGGCACTGGCCGTTCTCTTTAATGATTTCTTCCACTTTGATTTGGATGAATTGGATAACCCCTTGCGGGTTCAGGTCTTCCGGGAACAGCCCCAGTTTGACCGCTACCTGGAACGCCTCATCGGTGAGACCAGGGATGAGTTTGTATACCTACATTACAGCGACCCGTCCAGAAGCGAGTTGGTAGGCTTTTTAGGTACGAACCAGGAGCTGGGGAAGTCCATGACCCACCAGGCCTTTATTCAGTTTATCCGAGCCTTCGTACCCAATCCTCCCCTCTGGCTCCGGGAAGGGTTTGCCGTGTACTTCGAAGAGGCGCAGTACGAACCCGGGTTCGGTGCAGCCGTTGCCAAGGAAAACCTCAGCTGGCTTGAAACCCTGAAGACCATCCTGTTCGGGGAACGTATCGGTGAGGCCCTGACCCCGGAACAGATTCTGGCCATCGATACCGAGGCGGCCCGGGAACAGATCCAGGTCTTCTACCCCGAGGCCTGGGGAGTGGTAAACTACCTGGTGAATACCGACATCAAGGCGCATAACCGGATTCTCTGGGATTCCATCGCCGCCCTGTCACCCGAAGCAAGCCTCGCAGAAAACAGCGCCCGGGTATTACAGGCAGCCTTCCGCTGGGTACCCGAAGAAGATCTTTTGGAAAGCTTTTTATCCTACTTTGATGGGAAAAAGACCTACCGGGAACTCATCGAGGGTGGTGTCGCAGCCTACGAAGGCAAAGCATTGGATGATGCGGAGTACTATTTCCAACAGGCCATCAACCGCCGTGATACCAGTTATATTCCCTACTACTACCTGGGACTCATCAACTATGATCGGGGGAACCACAGCCTTGCCGGTCTGAATTACCAACAAGCCCTGGAAAAAGGCGCAACCCCGGCTCTAACCTACTATGCCCTGGGGGTCAATGCCTTCGCAGCAACGGAGTACGAAGAGGCCCGGGAGTACCTGGAAACCACCGTACGCCTGGACCCCGACAGCTTCACCGACAAGGCAGGAGAAATCCTGGCCCGCATTGAGGGATAA
- the pcnB gene encoding polynucleotide adenylyltransferase PcnB, protein MLIRYKTGPRGKPVPQARIYVKEEHSISRDGIDFDAVKIIRRLQRQGYEAYVVGGAVRDLLFRRQPKDFDIATSAEPNQIRKLFRNSRIIGKRFRLVHIFFQNQKIIEVATFRAAEAEGFNNVYGDVEEDAFRRDFTMNGLYYDPVKEQVLDFHTGFQDIRNRRLVPIIPLKRIFREDPVRMIRAVKYAVTTGCSIGWNLGRRIRRESPLLQEISASRLSEELFKILQSGNSRAIFSRLMDYRLFQYLLPGFQTLFEEQGEGVQTSFFSFLDTLDQHVQNDGEVRRSRFIAFLCADYFYNRSPWKDEGRNVFPLAYQGIKECIKPLTPANRDVEQAVVFLMRQKKRYRQSGVLLNTLEKASRPSRGGGAKNGGDPASGTVSKGSGGRSRRSRRKSRPASAPKSGSKPSKPGSQKPDAPS, encoded by the coding sequence TTGTTAATTCGGTATAAAACCGGCCCCCGGGGAAAGCCCGTTCCCCAGGCCAGAATCTATGTAAAAGAAGAGCATTCTATTTCCCGGGACGGCATCGACTTTGATGCGGTAAAGATAATCCGCCGGCTCCAGCGTCAGGGCTACGAGGCCTACGTCGTAGGCGGTGCGGTTCGGGATTTACTGTTCCGGCGTCAACCCAAGGATTTTGATATTGCTACTTCAGCGGAGCCCAACCAGATCCGCAAGTTATTCCGGAACTCCCGGATTATCGGTAAGCGTTTTCGGTTGGTGCATATCTTCTTCCAGAACCAAAAAATTATCGAGGTCGCCACCTTCAGGGCCGCTGAGGCCGAAGGCTTTAATAATGTGTACGGCGATGTAGAGGAAGATGCCTTCCGTCGTGATTTTACCATGAACGGGTTGTACTATGATCCGGTTAAGGAGCAGGTGCTGGATTTTCACACCGGGTTTCAGGATATCCGGAACCGGCGGCTGGTTCCTATTATTCCCCTAAAGCGGATTTTTCGGGAGGATCCGGTGCGGATGATCCGGGCGGTGAAGTATGCCGTTACCACGGGTTGCAGTATCGGCTGGAATCTCGGCCGGCGGATCCGCCGGGAATCCCCCCTGCTTCAGGAGATTTCTGCCAGCAGGCTCTCCGAGGAGTTATTCAAGATCCTCCAGTCGGGAAATTCCCGGGCCATCTTTTCCCGTCTCATGGATTACCGGCTCTTCCAGTACCTCCTTCCGGGGTTTCAGACCCTCTTTGAGGAGCAGGGGGAAGGTGTGCAAACCTCCTTCTTCTCGTTCCTGGATACCCTGGACCAACATGTACAAAACGATGGAGAGGTCCGGCGCAGCCGGTTTATCGCGTTTCTCTGCGCCGATTATTTCTACAATCGCAGCCCCTGGAAGGATGAGGGACGGAACGTGTTTCCCCTGGCATACCAGGGGATCAAGGAATGCATTAAACCCCTCACCCCGGCTAACCGCGATGTAGAACAGGCCGTGGTCTTCCTCATGCGTCAGAAAAAGCGGTACCGCCAGAGTGGCGTCCTGCTCAATACCCTGGAAAAGGCTTCCCGGCCCTCCCGGGGCGGGGGTGCAAAGAACGGTGGAGACCCGGCATCGGGTACCGTATCCAAGGGTTCCGGGGGCCGATCTCGGCGTTCCCGGCGAAAATCCCGGCCGGCATCAGCACCGAAATCCGGCTCGAAGCCCTCCAAACCGGGGAGCCAAAAACCCGATGCGCCATCCTGA
- a CDS encoding chorismate-binding protein: MVVGSKEEARIYLNALGRGDRPFFFLSDFHATRWFICPLDSLKDWKVRAELQLETGPLSLGGAPASPGQPRNAPEAPGIRITSKTPLDFRQYSRGFEIVQDHLRRGNSFLVNLTYPTPITLSGASRPLDALVRQSGAPCRLTVGDLRISSRSFSVFSPERFVTIRGNRISSFPMKGTRRIPGPGADPQITDPDTLRCSALGSLMTSPKEQAEHRTVVDLIRNDLGISAHRVWVDSYRFSQVIRTGDSELVTTSSRICGALEEGWSARAGDILTSQLPAGSVSGAPKAKTLEIIRAAELDDRGFYCGVAGVWLPPDRGAGRRSGPGGGLAPAEGEGTGPSLESWVLIRYIEQVGDAYAFRSGGGITIYSDVWEEYRELVDKIAIPVS; this comes from the coding sequence ATGGTAGTAGGAAGTAAAGAAGAGGCAAGAATCTATCTCAATGCTCTCGGACGGGGTGATCGTCCCTTCTTTTTTTTAAGTGATTTTCATGCCACCCGCTGGTTTATCTGCCCCCTGGATAGTCTCAAGGATTGGAAGGTCCGGGCTGAATTGCAGCTGGAAACCGGCCCCCTCAGCCTGGGAGGAGCACCCGCCTCTCCGGGACAGCCCCGGAACGCCCCGGAAGCCCCGGGCATTCGAATCACCTCAAAAACCCCCCTAGACTTCCGCCAATACAGCCGGGGGTTTGAGATCGTCCAGGACCATCTGCGCCGGGGAAACAGCTTCCTGGTAAATTTGACCTACCCCACCCCCATCACCCTTTCCGGGGCCTCCCGGCCCCTGGATGCCCTGGTCCGCCAGAGTGGGGCGCCATGCAGGCTGACGGTGGGGGATCTGCGAATTAGTTCCCGGAGTTTTTCGGTTTTCAGCCCCGAACGCTTCGTGACCATCCGGGGCAACCGGATATCCAGCTTTCCCATGAAGGGTACCCGCAGAATCCCCGGGCCGGGAGCCGACCCCCAGATTACTGATCCGGACACCCTGCGGTGCTCCGCCCTGGGGAGCCTCATGACAAGCCCCAAGGAACAGGCGGAACACCGGACGGTGGTGGATCTGATCCGCAACGATCTCGGGATTTCCGCCCACCGGGTTTGGGTTGATTCCTACCGGTTCTCCCAGGTCATCCGAACGGGGGATTCCGAGCTGGTTACCACCAGTTCCCGGATCTGCGGTGCCCTGGAGGAGGGGTGGTCCGCCCGGGCGGGGGATATTCTGACCAGTCAGCTGCCCGCGGGTTCGGTTTCCGGGGCACCCAAGGCAAAGACCCTGGAGATCATCCGGGCGGCGGAGCTGGATGACCGGGGATTCTACTGCGGGGTTGCCGGGGTTTGGCTTCCCCCAGACCGGGGAGCCGGGAGGCGCTCCGGCCCCGGGGGCGGACTGGCCCCGGCCGAGGGAGAAGGGACCGGGCCGAGCCTGGAGAGTTGGGTGCTCATCCGGTATATTGAGCAGGTGGGTGATGCCTACGCCTTCCGCTCCGGGGGCGGCATTACGATCTACAGCGATGTCTGGGAGGAATACCGTGAGCTTGTCGATAAAATCGCCATCCCTGTTAGTTGA
- a CDS encoding aminotransferase class IV — protein MSLSIKSPSLLVESICIRDGRVLALEYHQERLDRSRRELGFSGALPLAPAVQEAYRSWQAGEHPPAGGSDDRHPGNAGAGLAAGGVVKCRVLYDRSIQEIEFEVYKPRKFTACRPVESPYPLDYHLKYRDRSCFEGVNELVPPGICPLICRHGWLTDALHANIALLVKGEWLTPETPLLGGTMRRRLLEQKKIRPAALRREWLPLAERISLINALNPLDAQVLPLG, from the coding sequence GTGAGCTTGTCGATAAAATCGCCATCCCTGTTAGTTGAAAGCATTTGCATTCGGGACGGCCGGGTTCTGGCCCTGGAGTACCACCAGGAACGCTTGGACCGGAGCCGGAGGGAACTAGGGTTTTCCGGAGCCCTGCCCCTCGCGCCGGCGGTGCAGGAGGCCTACCGGTCCTGGCAGGCTGGGGAACATCCACCGGCCGGAGGGTCGGATGACAGGCATCCCGGGAATGCCGGAGCAGGTCTTGCCGCTGGAGGAGTCGTGAAGTGCCGGGTGCTCTACGACCGGTCGATTCAGGAAATAGAGTTTGAAGTCTACAAACCCAGGAAATTCACGGCTTGCCGGCCCGTTGAATCACCCTACCCCCTGGATTACCACCTGAAGTACCGGGACCGGAGCTGTTTCGAGGGGGTGAATGAGCTGGTGCCTCCGGGAATCTGTCCCCTGATCTGCCGCCACGGCTGGCTCACCGATGCCCTGCATGCCAATATCGCCCTGTTGGTGAAGGGGGAATGGCTCACCCCGGAAACCCCGCTCCTGGGGGGTACCATGCGGCGGCGGCTGCTGGAGCAAAAAAAAATCAGACCGGCCGCCCTGCGCCGGGAATGGTTACCCCTGGCAGAGCGAATCAGCCTGATTAATGCCCTCAATCCTCTGGATGCCCAGGTATTGCCCCTGGGTTAG
- a CDS encoding carboxymuconolactone decarboxylase family protein, with amino-acid sequence MSEMHETFQDLLQDLGVNQGTFQSMPVAETLLSGESSYIKDLRMNLKTALNTQTLSAKQAHLLAYALAVNAGNPVLIRAFEDSSAGQGAEPGEIAEMAGCASLLSANNVLYRFRHFVDKPDYEKKPARMRMNIMMRPVTGKMFFELASLVVSAVNGCEMCVKSHEASVLQAGATEDQVWEAIRLASVITSLAKVVSP; translated from the coding sequence ATGAGCGAAATGCACGAGACCTTCCAGGATCTGCTCCAGGATCTCGGGGTTAACCAGGGGACTTTCCAATCCATGCCCGTGGCGGAGACCCTGCTATCCGGGGAAAGCAGTTACATCAAGGATCTCCGGATGAACCTCAAGACGGCCCTGAATACCCAGACACTAAGCGCCAAACAGGCTCATCTGCTGGCCTACGCCCTGGCGGTAAACGCGGGAAATCCGGTCCTCATCCGGGCGTTCGAGGACTCATCCGCCGGCCAGGGTGCCGAGCCGGGAGAGATCGCTGAAATGGCTGGCTGTGCCTCCCTGCTCTCGGCGAACAATGTTCTCTACCGCTTCCGGCACTTTGTTGACAAGCCCGATTACGAGAAAAAACCCGCACGGATGCGGATGAATATCATGATGCGCCCGGTAACCGGGAAGATGTTCTTCGAACTGGCGAGTCTGGTAGTGTCAGCGGTGAACGGCTGCGAGATGTGTGTGAAGAGCCATGAAGCCTCGGTGCTTCAAGCCGGCGCGACGGAGGACCAGGTATGGGAGGCCATCCGCCTGGCATCGGTAATAACCTCCCTCGCCAAGGTGGTCAGTCCCTGA
- a CDS encoding peroxiredoxin, whose translation MLTIGDSFPEFSKLATVSLEKGKEFETVTHEDHKKDGKWMVMFWYPKDFTFVCPTEIAEFNSQYPEFRDRDTVLYAASTDSEFVHLAWRKDHDDLRGLRFPMIADTSKSLAESLGILEKEEKVAYRATFIVDPDGIIRWVSVNDLNVGRNVEEVLRTLDALQTDELCPCNWTKGEDTLSA comes from the coding sequence ATGCTAACCATTGGTGACAGCTTTCCTGAGTTTTCTAAATTGGCAACAGTTTCCCTGGAGAAGGGAAAGGAATTCGAAACCGTAACCCATGAGGATCATAAAAAGGACGGTAAGTGGATGGTAATGTTCTGGTATCCCAAGGATTTTACCTTCGTTTGTCCCACAGAGATTGCGGAGTTTAACAGCCAGTACCCGGAATTCCGGGATAGGGATACCGTACTCTATGCGGCTTCCACAGACAGCGAGTTCGTCCACCTCGCCTGGAGAAAGGACCACGACGATCTACGGGGATTACGCTTTCCCATGATTGCCGATACATCCAAGAGTCTGGCTGAATCCCTGGGAATCCTTGAAAAGGAAGAAAAGGTAGCCTACCGTGCCACCTTTATTGTAGATCCCGACGGTATCATTCGCTGGGTTAGTGTTAACGATCTGAATGTGGGCCGGAACGTGGAAGAGGTTCTCCGAACCCTGGACGCCCTGCAAACCGACGAGCTTTGCCCCTGCAACTGGACCAAGGGTGAAGATACCCTCAGCGCCTAG
- the hisS gene encoding histidine--tRNA ligase: MGDLIQPRVLKGFRDVLPDQEAARRKILETIEEVCTTFGFVPIDTPALEYSEVLLGKGGGETDKQVYQFSDHGGRDVALRFDLTVPFARYMAAHSRELYLPFKRYHFGKVYRGENTQKGRYREFMQCDFDCVGVDSPAADMEILLMMHRAFTQLGIRGVEIRLSHRGIFNRFLDHLGVRENSVEILRSVDKLKKIGREKTLDLLRSLVSAEQAESILSFITPRDSNAETLAAMEDLAGGPGEDSGRVSTILSWADSLGLGSSFILDPSITRGLDYYTGIVYETFLQEIPEIGSVCSGGRYNNLAGLYTKEQLPGVGSSIGLDRLVAALEELGRLEDQSSAADVIVFCMDDSLMAQYLGVAQAFRDAGFRAEVYPENRKLGPQFSYAEKKHIPLGIILGEEEHSRGTLQLRDLRQRQSIPGLSLEEALARATELIS, encoded by the coding sequence ATGGGTGACCTCATTCAGCCCCGGGTACTAAAGGGATTCAGGGATGTTCTTCCCGATCAGGAAGCAGCACGACGGAAGATTCTGGAAACCATCGAGGAGGTCTGCACGACCTTCGGGTTTGTTCCCATCGATACCCCAGCTCTGGAGTACTCCGAAGTACTTCTGGGAAAAGGAGGGGGCGAGACGGATAAGCAGGTGTACCAGTTCAGCGATCATGGAGGCAGGGATGTGGCCCTACGGTTCGACCTTACCGTACCCTTTGCCCGGTACATGGCCGCCCATAGCCGGGAGCTCTATCTTCCCTTTAAACGCTACCACTTTGGCAAGGTGTACCGGGGAGAAAACACCCAGAAGGGACGATACCGGGAATTCATGCAATGCGATTTTGATTGTGTGGGGGTAGATTCCCCTGCAGCGGATATGGAGATTCTCCTGATGATGCACCGGGCCTTTACCCAACTGGGTATCCGGGGTGTGGAGATTCGCCTGAGCCACCGGGGCATATTCAACCGGTTCCTGGATCACCTGGGAGTCCGGGAAAATTCCGTAGAAATCCTTCGCAGCGTTGATAAGCTGAAAAAAATCGGCCGGGAAAAGACCCTGGACCTGCTCCGGAGCCTGGTTTCCGCCGAACAGGCCGAGTCCATCCTTTCCTTTATAACCCCCCGGGATTCGAACGCAGAAACCCTCGCTGCCATGGAGGATCTGGCCGGAGGACCGGGAGAAGACAGCGGCCGGGTATCGACCATCCTATCCTGGGCAGATTCCCTCGGCCTGGGTAGTTCATTCATCCTGGATCCGTCCATCACCCGGGGACTGGATTATTACACCGGTATCGTCTACGAGACCTTCCTCCAGGAGATTCCGGAGATCGGGTCGGTGTGCTCAGGGGGACGGTACAATAACCTTGCGGGATTGTATACCAAGGAACAGCTTCCCGGGGTAGGAAGCAGCATCGGCCTGGACCGCCTGGTAGCCGCCCTGGAGGAGCTTGGCCGGCTGGAGGATCAGAGCAGCGCAGCCGATGTTATCGTCTTCTGCATGGATGATTCCCTGATGGCCCAATACCTCGGGGTGGCTCAGGCCTTTCGGGATGCCGGGTTCCGGGCCGAGGTATACCCAGAAAACCGGAAGCTCGGTCCGCAGTTTTCCTACGCAGAAAAGAAACACATCCCCCTGGGTATAATCCTCGGCGAAGAGGAACACAGCCGGGGTACCCTGCAGCTTCGGGATCTGCGACAGCGCCAGAGTATCCCCGGCCTCTCCCTGGAAGAAGCATTAGCCCGGGCAACGGAGCTTATTTCCTAG